From Paraflavitalea devenefica, the proteins below share one genomic window:
- a CDS encoding sensor histidine kinase yields the protein MKLFKKGISIVQVQVIVWICITLLMFLLIFHEGQSIARSASFAICNAVFYAALMYTNACWMVPKFYRRQKKWLYVVLVLLLMAVTTWAIIQAQVVVMRLLPDKGMEKAMKPVTIPLRYYFVTFFLNILILLFSLPLRLAFDYFTMRKQQEQLKKRTAEAELNLLKAQVQPHFLFNTLNNIYFVAQRESPTTAGLLERLSNIMRYFVDEGPKDKIGLAREIDFIRDYIHLEKMRMRHPMQIEFDIKGEVNGVSIPPMLLIPLVENVFKHGINKRSEANFLQLDITVEAGRLDMKVRNRIFEELEPASHGGNGLVNLQSRLELLYGGQYTLHTEKQEGLFLAHLNIPL from the coding sequence ATGAAACTATTTAAAAAGGGTATTTCTATAGTCCAGGTACAGGTGATCGTGTGGATATGTATCACCCTGCTCATGTTCCTGCTGATTTTCCATGAAGGACAGAGTATTGCCCGGTCTGCCTCCTTTGCCATTTGTAATGCCGTTTTTTACGCAGCCCTGATGTATACAAATGCCTGCTGGATGGTGCCCAAATTTTACCGGCGGCAGAAGAAATGGCTGTATGTAGTATTGGTACTCCTGTTGATGGCAGTGACTACCTGGGCGATAATACAGGCGCAGGTAGTGGTGATGCGCTTGCTGCCCGATAAGGGAATGGAGAAAGCAATGAAGCCGGTAACCATCCCGCTGAGGTATTATTTTGTAACCTTCTTCCTGAATATACTGATACTCCTGTTCAGCCTGCCATTACGGTTGGCCTTTGATTATTTTACTATGCGCAAACAGCAGGAACAGTTGAAGAAGCGTACCGCAGAGGCGGAGCTCAACCTGCTCAAAGCACAGGTGCAACCCCATTTCCTGTTCAATACCCTGAATAATATTTATTTTGTGGCACAGCGGGAGTCGCCCACCACGGCGGGATTGCTGGAGCGCTTGTCCAATATCATGCGTTATTTTGTAGATGAAGGGCCCAAGGATAAGATAGGCCTTGCCCGGGAAATAGACTTTATCCGGGATTATATTCACCTGGAAAAGATGCGGATGCGCCACCCGATGCAGATCGAGTTCGATATTAAAGGGGAAGTAAATGGGGTGAGCATTCCACCCATGTTATTGATACCTTTGGTGGAGAATGTTTTCAAGCATGGCATTAATAAACGGAGTGAAGCCAATTTCCTGCAATTGGATATAACAGTGGAGGCCGGCCGGCTGGACATGAAGGTGCGCAACAGGATATTTGAAGAACTGGAACCTGCATCACATGGCGGCAATGGCCTGGTAAACCTGCAATCGAGGCTGGAGTTGCTGTATGGAGGGCAATATACCCTGCATACAGAAAAGCAGGAGGGTTTGTTCCTGGCACATTTAAATATTCCTTTGTGA
- a CDS encoding LytR/AlgR family response regulator transcription factor → MKINCLVIDDEPYAVNLLEEYISQVPYLHLLHKCYNALEALDYLKHARPDLIFLDINMPHLSGMQLATLLPSNQPFIFTTAYSEFAVDSYEKNAVDYLLKPITFERFLRAVNKVSALCTATDNQATTQPLTQKLFLKTGKAIVQLEYDDVLLIEGLKDYVVFHTKDARHVVYKRMKDLEETLPANFSRVHLSYIINRHHIRRIEDNHVFIGNERIPVSEKYREIFLSRINKGLL, encoded by the coding sequence ATGAAGATTAATTGTTTGGTGATAGATGATGAGCCGTATGCAGTGAACCTGCTGGAGGAATACATCAGCCAGGTGCCCTACCTGCACCTGCTGCACAAATGCTATAATGCGCTGGAAGCGCTGGACTACCTGAAGCACGCGCGTCCTGACCTTATTTTCCTCGACATTAATATGCCGCATCTCTCAGGCATGCAACTGGCTACATTGCTACCTTCCAACCAGCCCTTTATTTTCACAACGGCCTATTCTGAATTTGCGGTAGACAGTTATGAGAAGAATGCTGTTGACTACCTGCTGAAGCCCATTACGTTTGAACGTTTCCTGCGGGCTGTGAATAAAGTGTCGGCACTCTGTACAGCAACGGATAACCAGGCCACTACCCAGCCGCTTACACAAAAGCTGTTCCTGAAGACGGGGAAAGCCATTGTGCAACTGGAGTATGATGATGTGTTGCTGATAGAGGGACTGAAGGACTATGTGGTATTTCATACCAAAGACGCACGGCATGTGGTGTACAAGCGCATGAAAGACCTGGAAGAAACGCTGCCGGCCAATTTCTCCCGTGTGCACCTGTCTTACATTATCAACCGGCATCATATACGCCGCATTGAGGATAATCATGTGTTCATCGGCAATGAACGTATTCCCGTGAGTGAAAAGTACCGGGAGATATTCCTGTCGCGTATTAATAAAGGGTTGCTTTAA
- a CDS encoding antibiotic biosynthesis monooxygenase: protein MITRIWHGRTKTADAAVYRQYVIDTGIPDYLATPGNRGAQIWQRTEGDITHIWTVSWWDDYESIKGFAGDDIAKAHYYDEDKKYLLEFEPEVQHCETYDFKATLY, encoded by the coding sequence ATGATCACACGTATATGGCATGGCCGTACCAAAACAGCCGATGCGGCTGTTTACCGGCAATATGTTATTGACACCGGCATTCCGGATTACCTGGCTACACCGGGCAACCGGGGTGCCCAGATATGGCAACGCACAGAAGGCGATATTACCCATATCTGGACCGTTTCCTGGTGGGATGATTATGAGAGCATCAAAGGCTTTGCCGGAGACGACATCGCAAAAGCTCATTATTATGACGAGGATAAAAAATACCTGCTGGAGTTTGAGCCGGAAGTGCAGCATTGCGAGACGTATGACTTTAAAGCAACCCTTTATTAA
- a CDS encoding nuclear transport factor 2 family protein, with protein sequence MHTITIRLEWLKQSSLALLIAMLFTTTPLILLSQTITEENGVKACLENYMSGDGNRMEKAFHPSATMKYIDYQSGEFKDVPIADFIARIKSNTTKTDRKIEIVSMNIEGSAAQAKIRIETAQVIMNDYMNLLKINGEWKIVSKIFSRQNK encoded by the coding sequence ATGCACACAATAACTATCCGCCTTGAATGGCTGAAACAATCTTCACTGGCATTGCTGATAGCCATGCTATTCACTACAACACCACTCATCCTGCTGTCACAAACCATTACCGAAGAAAATGGGGTAAAAGCCTGCCTGGAGAACTATATGAGCGGTGATGGCAACCGGATGGAAAAAGCCTTTCATCCATCTGCCACCATGAAATACATAGACTACCAAAGCGGGGAATTTAAGGATGTGCCCATTGCTGATTTTATTGCCCGGATCAAAAGCAATACTACTAAAACAGACAGGAAAATAGAGATCGTATCCATGAACATCGAAGGCAGTGCGGCACAGGCCAAGATCAGGATCGAAACAGCCCAGGTAATTATGAACGATTACATGAACCTGCTCAAAATAAACGGGGAATGGAAGATTGTGAGTAAGATCTTCTCCCGGCAGAACAAATAA
- a CDS encoding tetratricopeptide repeat protein translates to MIKRRNFIWCSLMGLLLAGCDADNPGKNREQLLSKPPYAGLTDSIKAAPQNADLYLARGVRLSQNNQHELANADYATAWQLAPNEGTALQYINNLMLVDSPATAVKLLKQCIEKYPSSTAFSRRLSEVYAQVGATEEALDQYNQLLTKDSLDFETWFEKGTLLVQLKDTPAAIQAMERSYALQPVNYTGLALANLYAATKNPAALQLCDQLIARDTTFINEATFLKGAYYSDTKQYAAALEQFEECIKRNWKFTDAYIEKGIVLYEQKQYNEALGVFRMAVTVSNTSPDAYFWMGRCYEATNRKDEALENYMRALSLDKDFTEAREGIRRLKD, encoded by the coding sequence ATGATCAAGAGAAGGAATTTTATCTGGTGCTCACTCATGGGTTTATTATTAGCTGGTTGTGATGCGGACAATCCAGGAAAGAACCGGGAACAGCTATTGTCGAAACCACCCTATGCAGGCCTGACAGATAGTATTAAGGCCGCCCCGCAAAATGCCGACCTGTACCTGGCAAGGGGTGTCCGTCTTTCACAAAATAACCAGCATGAGCTGGCCAATGCCGATTATGCCACCGCCTGGCAACTGGCTCCTAATGAAGGTACTGCCCTGCAATACATTAACAATTTAATGCTGGTAGATTCGCCCGCCACAGCGGTCAAACTGCTAAAACAGTGTATTGAAAAATACCCGTCTTCCACCGCCTTCAGCCGCCGCCTGAGTGAAGTATATGCCCAGGTGGGCGCCACGGAGGAAGCGCTGGACCAATACAACCAGCTATTGACAAAGGACTCCCTCGACTTTGAGACCTGGTTCGAAAAAGGTACCCTGCTGGTTCAGCTAAAAGATACGCCCGCCGCCATACAGGCCATGGAGCGGTCCTATGCCCTGCAACCTGTCAACTATACCGGGCTGGCGCTGGCCAACCTGTATGCAGCTACTAAAAATCCTGCTGCCCTGCAGCTTTGTGATCAACTGATCGCCCGTGATACTACTTTCATTAATGAAGCTACTTTCCTGAAAGGCGCCTATTATTCCGACACGAAACAATACGCTGCAGCCCTGGAACAGTTTGAGGAATGTATTAAACGCAACTGGAAGTTTACGGATGCCTATATTGAAAAAGGCATTGTGCTCTACGAGCAAAAACAATACAACGAGGCTTTGGGAGTGTTTCGCATGGCAGTTACCGTATCCAATACCAGTCCCGATGCCTACTTCTGGATGGGTCGCTGCTACGAAGCCACTAACCGGAAAGACGAAGCCCTGGAAAATTACATGCGGGCACTGTCTTTAGATAAGGATTTTACAGAAGCCCGGGAAGGGATCAGACGGTTGAAAGATTAA
- a CDS encoding DUF3108 domain-containing protein, producing MDRFLLLAMLLLLTYITRCQSVLKTGDPSIRYELIRPDVTHYKIVTTDSAGKTLSEFTCLHTIAVNKTRGWVILTQEYQFPDGRILLDSTIANLHTLSPVRMRMVTTPHFMKMDLDFRAREVHAIADKGGRKTDTLHKMEEGYFDSNLLEYLFGLLPYKKGFSATINAYTFEQHGMDPWKVEYIGEDMLTTTGGPAWCYVAKTGNAGNITDMMTWIEKSSGKVLKRVIPLGKMYYIITKI from the coding sequence ATGGACAGGTTTTTATTATTAGCCATGCTCTTACTGCTTACCTATATAACCCGGTGCCAGTCTGTACTGAAAACAGGCGACCCCTCCATCCGCTATGAGTTGATCAGGCCCGACGTTACACACTACAAGATCGTGACCACTGATTCAGCAGGCAAAACCTTGAGCGAGTTTACCTGCCTGCATACGATAGCTGTCAACAAAACCCGGGGCTGGGTCATACTCACGCAGGAATACCAATTTCCCGATGGCCGCATCCTGCTCGATTCTACCATTGCCAACCTCCATACCCTGTCGCCCGTGCGCATGCGTATGGTTACCACACCCCACTTTATGAAGATGGACCTTGATTTCCGCGCCCGGGAAGTACATGCCATAGCCGATAAAGGAGGCAGGAAAACAGATACCCTGCACAAAATGGAGGAAGGTTATTTCGATTCCAACCTGCTGGAATATTTATTTGGATTACTACCCTATAAGAAAGGCTTTAGCGCCACCATCAACGCCTACACATTTGAACAGCATGGCATGGACCCCTGGAAAGTGGAATATATAGGAGAAGATATGCTTACTACAACAGGAGGGCCTGCCTGGTGCTATGTGGCCAAAACGGGGAATGCCGGAAATATAACCGATATGATGACCTGGATAGAAAAATCAAGCGGTAAAGTGCTCAAGCGGGTAATTCCTCTTGGGAAAATGTACTATATCATCACGAAAATATAG
- the rpe gene encoding ribulose-phosphate 3-epimerase → MPIVAPSLLAADFLHLQDECTMLNESEADWFHLDVMDGVFVPNISFGLPVIEQIRTTTQKTCDVHLMIVQPERYAEAFKKAGADMLTVHIEACTHLHRNVQQIKSLGMQAGVSLNPHTPVDSLKDILHDIDMVLLMSVNPGFGGQSFILHTLQKIKELRRMIDNQGLNTKIEIDGGITLNNAASIVRAGADVLVAGSTVFKSADPKATIRALKHIV, encoded by the coding sequence ATGCCCATTGTAGCGCCATCCCTGTTAGCAGCCGATTTCCTGCACCTGCAGGACGAATGTACGATGCTGAATGAAAGTGAGGCCGACTGGTTTCACCTTGATGTGATGGACGGAGTATTTGTTCCCAATATCAGTTTTGGACTGCCGGTGATAGAACAGATCCGTACCACTACCCAAAAGACCTGCGACGTACACCTCATGATCGTACAGCCGGAGCGGTATGCAGAAGCCTTTAAAAAAGCAGGGGCCGATATGCTCACGGTGCATATAGAGGCCTGCACCCACCTGCACAGGAATGTGCAACAGATCAAATCACTGGGCATGCAGGCAGGCGTATCCCTCAATCCGCACACACCGGTAGACAGCCTGAAAGATATCCTGCACGATATTGATATGGTATTGCTGATGAGTGTGAATCCCGGCTTTGGCGGACAGTCTTTTATTCTCCATACCTTACAAAAGATAAAGGAACTGCGCCGCATGATTGATAACCAGGGCCTGAATACAAAGATTGAAATTGACGGCGGTATAACGCTCAACAATGCAGCCAGCATTGTACGGGCCGGCGCCGATGTGCTGGTGGCAGGTAGTACCGTATTTAAGTCGGCTGACCCGAAAGCGACCATCCGTGCGCTCAAACACATTGTGTAA
- a CDS encoding TolB family protein: MKKLLSLLLAGLLVFLAITAFKTPTSSVIANTPAADTLQYPEETHFKNIQQLTFGGDNAEAYFSYDGKYLIFQRTNAKDGIACDQMFIGKVPANGEKFDYKLVSTGKGRTTCGFFTKDGKHVIYASTHLGSADCPPVPDRSKYGNKYIWPLYASFDIFMADLDGKIVKQLTKSAGYDAEATLSPDGSKMIYTSVKDGDIELYMMDLKSGKEKRITHTLGYDGGAWFSPDGKKIIWRASRPQTEAAIKEYKNLLAENLVAPTSMEVWVANADGSNARQVTAYGQANWAPAFMPDSKRIIFASNHEYKRGFPFNLYTIHEDGTNLQKISRDKGFDAFPMFSPNGKKFVFCSNRNNGGTRDTNVFIADWEE; the protein is encoded by the coding sequence ATGAAAAAACTCCTTTCCTTACTACTGGCAGGCTTGCTGGTCTTCCTGGCCATCACTGCCTTTAAGACCCCCACATCATCAGTTATTGCTAATACGCCTGCTGCCGATACCCTGCAGTACCCCGAAGAAACACATTTTAAGAATATTCAGCAACTTACTTTTGGCGGCGATAATGCAGAAGCCTATTTCAGCTATGATGGCAAATACCTCATTTTCCAGCGTACCAATGCCAAAGATGGCATTGCCTGCGACCAGATGTTTATTGGCAAAGTTCCTGCCAATGGCGAAAAGTTTGACTACAAACTGGTGAGTACCGGTAAAGGGCGTACTACCTGCGGCTTTTTTACCAAAGATGGCAAGCATGTGATCTATGCTTCTACCCACCTGGGCAGTGCAGATTGTCCGCCTGTGCCAGACCGCTCCAAATACGGCAATAAGTATATATGGCCTTTGTATGCCAGCTTTGATATTTTCATGGCCGACCTGGATGGCAAGATCGTAAAACAGCTTACGAAGTCGGCAGGGTATGATGCGGAAGCCACGCTTTCCCCTGATGGCAGTAAAATGATCTATACCAGTGTAAAGGATGGCGATATTGAGTTGTACATGATGGACCTGAAGAGCGGTAAGGAAAAACGCATCACACATACCCTGGGTTATGACGGTGGCGCCTGGTTTAGTCCTGATGGAAAAAAGATCATCTGGCGCGCTTCCCGTCCCCAAACCGAAGCAGCTATCAAAGAATACAAAAACCTGCTGGCCGAAAACCTTGTAGCGCCTACCAGCATGGAAGTATGGGTGGCCAATGCAGATGGCAGCAATGCCCGCCAGGTTACTGCTTACGGACAGGCCAACTGGGCGCCTGCCTTTATGCCTGATAGCAAGCGTATTATTTTTGCTTCCAACCACGAATATAAAAGAGGCTTTCCCTTCAACCTGTACACGATCCATGAAGATGGCACTAACCTTCAAAAGATCAGCCGGGATAAGGGATTCGATGCCTTCCCCATGTTCAGTCCCAATGGTAAGAAGTTCGTCTTCTGCAGCAACCGCAATAATGGCGGCACCCGGGATACCAATGTATTTATTGCAGATTGGGAGGAGTAA
- a CDS encoding LytR/AlgR family response regulator transcription factor: MNRITCLIVDDEPNAVQLLEDHIRKVPFLQLKAKCYDAFEVLEFLKSDTVQLIFMDINMPQLSGMDLAAMLPKDQHIIFSTAYANYALEGYEYNAVDYLLKPVTFKRFMQAVTKAQALFAQPRQETVIASAVPAHASYIFVKSGKQLIKVEYDKVLYLEALKEYVSIVTADQKLMIYKRMKELEEQLPANFIRIHNSYIVNIDHIQHIADNQVVTGKAKLPVSASYRDAFLQVVNKRLL; this comes from the coding sequence GTGAATAGGATTACCTGCCTTATAGTAGATGATGAGCCCAATGCGGTGCAGTTGCTGGAAGACCATATCCGCAAGGTGCCTTTTTTGCAATTGAAGGCAAAGTGCTATGATGCGTTTGAGGTATTGGAATTCCTGAAGTCGGATACGGTGCAACTGATCTTTATGGATATTAATATGCCCCAGCTTTCGGGCATGGACCTGGCGGCCATGCTGCCCAAAGACCAGCACATTATTTTTAGTACTGCTTACGCCAATTATGCCCTGGAAGGTTATGAGTACAATGCCGTGGATTACCTGCTGAAGCCGGTGACCTTTAAACGGTTTATGCAGGCAGTGACCAAAGCACAAGCCCTTTTTGCCCAACCCAGACAGGAGACTGTAATTGCTTCTGCTGTTCCTGCCCATGCCAGCTATATTTTTGTGAAGTCGGGCAAACAGCTTATCAAGGTGGAATATGACAAAGTGTTGTACCTCGAAGCATTAAAAGAGTATGTGAGTATTGTGACAGCCGATCAAAAGCTGATGATCTATAAACGGATGAAAGAACTGGAAGAACAGTTACCCGCCAACTTTATTCGTATTCATAATTCCTATATTGTGAATATTGATCACATACAGCATATTGCCGATAACCAGGTGGTGACCGGTAAGGCAAAACTACCGGTGAGTGCTTCTTACCGGGATGCCTTTTTACAGGTAGTGAATAAGCGGTTGCTGTAA
- a CDS encoding class I SAM-dependent methyltransferase: MAKDLFSQQAATYARYRPVYPRALYDHLVSLVAQHNTAWDCATGNGQAALELTRYFDKVFATDISEKQLEQATPHEKITYFVAPADASGIPANSIDLITVAQAYHWFDFEAFSREAKRVAKPDALIAIWGYSLIQSEYTNLNTLIHDFYRGKTGPYWDAERKYVDEAYTTVAFPYQELTAPALRIEVQWTKEDLMGYFNTWSSVQHFIKANGYNPVDELVNTLPAIWPEVEARAFYFPLFMRVGKVH; the protein is encoded by the coding sequence ATGGCAAAAGATCTCTTTTCACAGCAGGCAGCTACTTATGCGCGGTATCGTCCCGTGTATCCCCGCGCTTTGTATGACCACCTGGTGTCATTGGTAGCGCAGCACAACACTGCCTGGGATTGTGCTACCGGCAATGGTCAGGCAGCCCTTGAACTGACCCGCTATTTCGACAAAGTATTTGCCACCGATATCAGCGAAAAACAATTGGAGCAGGCCACACCGCATGAAAAGATCACCTATTTCGTAGCGCCTGCCGACGCCTCCGGCATCCCAGCTAACAGCATTGACCTTATTACCGTGGCGCAGGCTTATCATTGGTTTGATTTTGAGGCTTTCAGCCGGGAAGCAAAGCGGGTGGCCAAACCGGATGCCCTCATCGCAATCTGGGGCTATAGCCTCATCCAAAGTGAATACACCAACCTCAATACGCTCATACATGATTTTTACCGGGGGAAAACAGGCCCTTACTGGGATGCAGAAAGAAAGTATGTGGATGAAGCCTATACTACGGTAGCATTTCCGTATCAGGAATTAACCGCGCCTGCATTGCGCATAGAAGTACAATGGACCAAAGAAGACCTGATGGGTTATTTCAACACCTGGTCGAGTGTACAACATTTTATCAAAGCCAATGGATACAACCCGGTAGATGAATTGGTCAACACCCTGCCGGCCATATGGCCTGAAGTGGAAGCCCGCGCTTTTTATTTCCCGCTGTTTATGCGGGTGGGTAAAGTTCACTAA
- a CDS encoding sensor histidine kinase, which translates to MTMPTVDSVLRKRLLRVQAAVWVLFYIFLILYAIQKWENPVYGFSSVTIATLTYLIAVYGNASWLIPRYYQAHRKTLYFIYSTLFLAVLLVVRMYAENQVLLPLHLAFYNWTLPHFSFVFITNFLAFMFGALLRVTIDYVHLLRKQEEMRMQQLASELNLLKAQVQPHFLFNTLNNIYYLAYTKNERTAEVVARLSDIMRYFVDEAPKERVPLLTEIDFLENYMELEQIRMLHQAAIVFDRHAINDALIIPPMLLIPLVENIFKHGVDKSVTQNDVKITLEQQDGYLHFITRNSHHDHERTVKSGVGLTNLRKRLTLLYGNDFTLTTEKTEHCYTATLKFPVA; encoded by the coding sequence ATGACCATGCCGACAGTTGATAGTGTATTGCGCAAGCGGCTGCTGCGCGTTCAGGCAGCCGTGTGGGTATTGTTTTATATCTTCCTCATTCTCTATGCTATTCAGAAATGGGAAAACCCGGTATATGGCTTTTCGTCTGTTACCATCGCTACCCTTACTTATTTAATTGCTGTATATGGTAATGCTTCCTGGCTGATACCGCGTTATTACCAGGCCCACCGCAAAACCCTGTATTTCATTTATTCCACGCTTTTCCTGGCGGTGCTGCTGGTGGTGCGGATGTATGCGGAGAACCAGGTATTACTGCCACTTCACCTGGCTTTTTATAACTGGACCTTGCCGCATTTCTCCTTTGTGTTCATTACCAATTTCCTGGCCTTTATGTTTGGCGCCCTGCTGCGGGTAACGATTGATTATGTTCACCTGCTGCGCAAACAGGAGGAGATGCGTATGCAACAACTGGCCTCTGAACTGAACCTGCTCAAAGCACAGGTACAGCCGCACTTCCTGTTCAATACGCTCAATAATATTTATTACCTCGCCTATACAAAGAATGAAAGAACGGCCGAAGTGGTGGCCCGCCTGTCGGATATCATGCGCTATTTTGTGGATGAGGCGCCCAAGGAAAGAGTGCCCCTGCTCACGGAAATAGATTTCCTGGAAAATTATATGGAGCTGGAACAGATCCGTATGCTGCACCAGGCCGCCATTGTATTTGACCGCCATGCCATTAATGATGCGCTGATTATTCCGCCTATGCTGCTGATACCCCTGGTGGAGAATATTTTCAAGCATGGAGTGGATAAATCGGTAACACAGAATGATGTGAAGATCACGCTGGAGCAACAGGATGGCTATCTTCACTTTATTACCCGCAACAGTCATCACGACCACGAAAGGACCGTTAAAAGCGGGGTAGGGCTTACCAATCTTCGCAAGCGGCTGACTTTATTATACGGAAATGATTTTACTTTGACTACGGAAAAGACAGAGCATTGCTATACCGCCACCCTCAAATTTCCTGTAGCATGA